Part of the Nitrosophilus alvini genome, TCATAGAAGGGGCGGCTTTGAGACTTAGACCTAAACTTATGACTGTTTTTGCTCTCATTGCCGGTCTTATACCCATAATGTTTGCACATGGTGTAGGATCAGAAGTCATGCAAAGAATTGCAGCTCCCATGATAGGAGGACTTGTCAGCTCATCAGTTTTGACGCTTTTGATTGTTCCTGTATTTTATTATATGGTTTTTAGAGACAAAAAAGAAGGGATATAAACCTCTCTTATCTTCTATGAACGGCAATATTTATTTAAAGAGCTCAATTGCAGAGTTCCTTTTCAATAACCGGAAGCAGTCTTTTTTCAATATCATTCAAAGTCTCTTCGAAAGCCGCTATCTCTTTTCCGTCCGGGTCTTCGAAACCTATATGTATAGTTTTTGCATTTCTGGAAAAAACAGGACAGGTCTCCTTTGCATTGTCACAAACGGTAATAACAAGATCAAATGGTATCTCTTCTATCTCTTCTATCGGTTTTGAGCGGTATTCGTCCTCCCAAATACCCTTTTTTTGCAAGAGCTTTTTTGCATTTGGGTTTACTTTTCCGCTCGGATTTACTCCGGAACTGTAAGCTTTGACACACCCCTTTAGTTTTGCGTTTATCAGAGCTTCCGCCATAATGGATCGGCAACTGTTACCTGTACAGAGAATCAAAACATTTTTCATAGCTCACATTTTCCCTTTTCTGTTTTTTTCAATAAAGGAAGCTCGATATCCAAACAGCGAATCTCTTCGAGAGCTTCTTTTCTAAATCTATCCAATGGCGATCTTATGGAATAAAATGCCCATGTCCCTTTTCTTTCCACTTTTAGAAAGCCTGCCTCTTTTAAAATTTTAAGATGTCTGGAAAGTCTTGACTGAAGCATTGCAAAAGACTCCTGCAGATCACAGACACAAAGAGGGCCGTGCTTGTCCAGAAATCTTAAAATTTTTACTCTAGTTTCGTCATTCAGCGCAGAAATCGTTTTTAAAAAAATATCCACAGTTACTCCTATGGGTAAAAAACCTTTGTTATTGATTCTATTATTATACTCACATCGTTGTAATATATCAAGATATCTTGATATATAAAAATAGATATGTTATAGTTCGCTTTTCAAAAACTAAAGGATAGTTATGATACTTGCCGTTTCTATATTTGCAATAACACTTATTTTTATTATATGGCAACCCAAAGGACTTAAAATCGGAACAACTGCGGTTTTAGGCGCAGTTGCTGCAATACTACTTGGGGTCGTAAGCTGGCAGGATGTATTGGCTGTAACATCCATAGTTTGGGATGCAACTCTGGCATTTATCGGAATTATCCTTTTGTCTATGGTTTTGGATGAAATAGGCTTTTTTGAGTGGGCAGCTCTTAAGATGGCAAAGCTCAGCCGTGGCAGCGGAAATCTCATGTTTGTATATACTCTTCTTTTAGGTGCCGTTGTTGCCGCATTTTTTGCAAATGACGGAGCGGCTCTCATACTGACCCCGATACTTCTTGCCAAAATGAAATATCTTAAAATGGATCCAAAAGCGATTTTCGCATTTTTGATGGCAGGAGGATTTATAGGAGACAGCGCATCAAATCCACTGATAATTTCAAACCTTACAAATATAGTAACTGCAAACTATTTCGGTATAGGCTTCTGGGAATATGCAAAAGAGATGTTTTTGCCCAATCTGCTTAGTATAACAGCTTCGATTGCCATTTTGTGGCTATTTTTCAGAAAATCTATTCCAAAAAGGGTAGAAGTTGACAATCTGGCTGAACCAAAATCTGCAATAAAAAACATGACTATGTTTTATCTAAGCTGGGTTTTTCTGGCACTTCTGCTTACGGGATATTTTATAGGCGATATATACGACCTTCCAATATCTTTGTTTGCTCTTGGAGGAGCATTGGTCTTCTTGTGGATAGCGTCCCATTTCAAAGCTGCAAAACCGATAATGACGGTAAAAGCCGCTCCCTGGCAGGTTGTATGGTTCAGCATAGGCCTTTATGTAGTTGTATATGGATTAAAAAACGCAGGGTTTACATCACATCTTGCAACAATTATAGAGAGTCTCGCAAGAGAGGGCAAAGAGGCTGCAGTTATAGGAACCGGCTTTTTGTCTGCTGTTCTCAGTTCCGTAATGAACAATATGCCTACTATCATGATAATGGATATTGCAATAGACCAGGCTGGCCATGAAGAGTTGGCTTACGCAAATATTCTTGGCTCAAACCTCGGACCCAAAATGACACCTATAGGCTCTCTTGCCACATTACTGTGGCTACATGTTCTGGAGAGAAAGGGGGTTAAAATAGGGTGGGGAGAGTATATGAAAGTAGGGGTACTTATAACGCCGCCTGTTCTCTTTTTTGCACTGCTGGGGTTGCTGTAGAGCACACCTAGTATGCTCCACCCCCTTTAAACTCCTCTATTTCCATCTCAACCATTTTGTCTATAAGTATTTTATAAAGCTCTGTAACCATATTGGGTGAAATTCCGAGAGTTGCCGCAAGATGACTGACATGATCCAAAACCTCTTCGACCCGTTCATCACTTTTTATCTCATCAACCGATTTTTTGAATTTTGCTGCCTCTTTTATATATCCGCTTCTTTTTGCAAGAAGCTTTACTATCTCTTCGTCTACATCATCAACGGCTTTTCTTACCTCTTCAAGCGAACTGAATTTCCTCATCATCTTCTCCTATATTAAATAATATTACTCTATATCATCCATTATACTGGCTGCTTTATAGAGTTTGTCCCTGTCAAAATGTGTATATATCCTTGACGTATCAAGACTAGCATGCCCTAGAGCCTCCTGTACCAAAACCAGATCCTTGCTTTTGCGATAGAGCAGGGTAGCAAAGCTGTGGCGTAGCATATGAGCTCCGTTTTTCTCTTTTCTGATACCTGCACTCATCAAAATTTTTTCAACAATTCGGCTGATATATGCCTGGGTAAGGGTAGTGCCCTTTTTATTGCAAAATAGCAGTTCATTTTCGCAATTTCTAAGACTCAGCCACTCCTGCAGATCACTTTTTATATGTTTTGATTTTATCATAACAACTCTGTGTTTGTTTCCTTTTCCCAAAATCTTAATAAGATATATATCTTTTTCAGGGATTATATCTTTTATTCTCAGTCCTATGGCTTCTCCTACACGAATACCTGTATAGAGTATAATTTTTATAATAAGTCTGTTTCTTGCAGCAACATCGCTTCTGAACGGGTAGGTTTCAATTGCTTCCAGAAACTTTGAAATCTCATCTTCTGTCAGGTATTCCGGGAGTTTTTGCCCCGATTTTCCCTTCAGACCACCCCAGTTTTTCAGCTCTATTCTGTATACATGGGCATTTCCGCTGTCATCAAGATTTTGTTTGTCTATATACGCAAAAAAATTTATCATAGCTATACGATGATTTTTCTTTGTGGCATCAGAAAGGCCTCCCGTTTCGCTTGTAAGAAAATCTACAATCATCTCTTCGTCTATCTCTTTCATAGATGCCGGACCCATCATAATAAGATATCTGTAAAGTTTTTCAAGTGGCTTGAAATAGGTATTTATACCGATAAGCCCTGCATTTCTTGCCTCTTTTACCAAATCGGCCAGTTCTTCAATGGAGTCGGTTCCAAGTGTCAATTTTTTTATAACATATGCCAGGCGATCTTTGTCTTTTACCTGTCTGTTGGAAAGCGAATTTAGTTTATGCCTTATAAATCTCTCCATCCAAAACAGCAAAGTATCTTCAAATCTATCTTTGAAATCTATCGGATAATGCATCGTAAGCCTTTTCTCTTTTAGTATTGAAAACTATAATTTTCAAACTATATTTTATCGCAATATCATTAATGCACTCTTATATGCTTTATCCGTTAGAAAAAAAATCAAAATGAAAGAAAAAACCGCAAACATTAACATGTGTTCACCCTGATAATCTATCATATGAACATGTGTTAACATATTCCTAAATACATATGAACAGCCGTTAATTTATATCTATTTGACATATGAACAACTGTTAGGTAAAATAACACAAAAGGAGTCTATATGTCCGAAAACATGGGAACTGTAAAGAGTGAGCGAGGGAAAAATACAAAAGAAAAGATACTCAAAGCAGCACAGGAACTTATTGCGGAGCATGGCTATAAGGGTGCGTCAATCAGAAAGATAGCAAAGGCCGTAGGAATAAGAGAAAGTGCTATTTATAACCATTTTAAAAACAAAGAAGAGATATTTCAAACTATTATGAAGGAGCTCTTCTCTACCCCTTTTTCAAACTTTTTTGAAAGAAAACCTGTCTCGGAACACGCCCTTAAAGGCAAGAAATTCCTGTATGAATATGCAGCATCAATAAAGCTTGTATCCTTTGACAAAACAAATGAAAAGATGTTTAGAATCATTTTGATAGAACTGATGCAAAACAGAGATGTAAGAGAATCATTTTTAAAGTATTTTTATGAAGACAATATCAAAAAATTGGCCGAAGCATTTTTTGTAATGATGCAAAACTCGCTCATTCGCTCATCAGATCCTATGCTTATGGCACAGGAGTTTTTTGCACCTATTTTTTACTACAGAATACATATAACCCTTTTGAGGCTCGACGAAAAGCCAACTACAACACTTTCTACCATGTTCGAAAAGCACGTTGATTTTTTCTGGGAGTCCGTTTCTATAGACTAATATTTTTTAATATCAATCTATTATCTTTGTCAAATTCATAAACGTCAAAATCATTTGCAAGAAAAAGATTGCCTCTGTAAAACATTCTTGCTTCATTATATATCTCTTTAATCGTATGGGAGTTTTTATCATGCGACTCTGTAAAACGTGAACTAAAATGTGTCAGAATAAGATTCTTTGTTTTAGACTTGTTAGCTGCAATTGCAACTGATTTTGCAGTTGAATGCATTACTTTTATTTTGATTTTTTTGTAAACCTCTTCGGTGTATGTAGCTTCATGTACAAAAACATCGCAACCGGTTTTTTCCAGATACGGAACGACAATATCCGGTCTATCGTTGTCGCCGGCTATCAAAAGTACCCTTCCCTTTATTCTCTCTTCTACAAAATCTCTTCCAAAAAACTCTCTGCCATCTTCTAGAACTACTTTTTCTCCTCTTTTCAGTTTTGCATACAGATGCCCTTCCGGAATTCCAAGCTCTTTCGCCTTTTGGATATTGAAACGCCCCGGTTTGTCAAACTCTTTTAAAAGATAAGCATAGCTTGTTATAGTGTGTGAGAGCTTTATGGTATATACATCAAAATTTTCTATTTGTATATGCTCATTTTCTTCGACCTCTTTGATATTTATGTCAAATGATAGATTAAGCTGCGATACGTCAAATATCGTTTCAAGAAATTTTTTTACTCCCTTTGGACCGTAAATAGCAAGATGACCTGCGCCGCTCTGCATGGATCTGGTGGCAAGCAAGCCGGGAAGTCCGTATAAATGGTCTCCGTGCAGATGCGTTATGAATACGGTTTTGAGTTTGGCAATTGAAAGCAGAGGCATTCTTAAAATCTGGTGCTGTGTAGCTTCTCCACAGTCAAAAAGGATCCATTCTCTTGTCTGAAAAGGTTTTATTGCAAGAGCTGATACATTTCTGTTCAGTGTAGGCTTTCCCGCACTCGTTCCCAAAAATATCAGCTGCATGTTCTGCTCCTTGCAGCAATAGATGCTACCGGTACATGTTTTCCATCTTCTCTAACAATCTCCTTTTCTTCATAGTATATAATATGAAAATCATAAAAAAGCCCCAGAAGCTCGTTGACTCTTAAAAGATACTCTTCTTTAAAAGGTTTTATGTTTTCTGAAAGCAAAAATGTTTCATATATCACCACTCCACCAGGTTTAAGCCCCTCTTTTATAAACGGAAAAAGCCTTCTGTTAAGATAGTATGAGCATACTATCAGGTCGTAGCTTTTTTTTGGTATTTCATATTCGTCCAAATCCGCAACTATTGTATTTATATTTTCTGTTTTAGAAAGCTTTTCTAAAGCAACATCCGAGATATCAACCGCATCTACCAAAAAACCTACTTTAGCCAGGAATTTTGCATTTCTTCCGAATCCACAAGCTATATCAAGAGCTTTATTACCGGATGATAGATGATAAAACTTTTTTAATGTCTCAATCGCCTCTTCGCTTACGGGAGGATTTTTTAAATACTTTTCATTCCATCTTGTTTTGTCATTTATCATCAGAGACCCTTTCAAGCATTTCAAGAAGTTCTTTATAGTTCTCAACTCCTCTGAAACTCTTTTCAAGCCTCCATCTCAGAACAAACTCGCATATATCTTTTATCGCTGAAAGCCCTAGTTTTTCCGCTCTGCCGAAATATTTTATATTTATATTTTTCATCTTTTTTCTGTTATCTTCATCAACACTCATTATTCCTATTATTTGGGCATACTTGCCCTCTTTTACCTCTCCCAGACTCTCATTATTCAAAGAGATGCCTCCAAGATTCATCGCTTTAAATTCAAAAATCGAATCAAAATCATCAATCTTTTCATCTATGCAGAGCTTTTTATAGAGTTTTTTCAAAGTTTTCAAATTTTCTCTTCTAAGAAGCTCGAAACTCGCTATTTTTTCCGTTAGTTTTTTTAATCTCTCCAGTCTGTCTTCCATAATTCTCTCCCGGACTATTTATATTAGATAATATAATAACTATCTTTAAACAGAATTTAGTATAATTACATCACTTATTGATAAAGGTATCAAATGGATTATCTTGAAATCGAAGGCGGAAGAAAACTCAAAGGAAGTGTTAAGATATCCGGAGCAAAAAATGCTGCTCTACCCCTTATAGCATCAACTATATTGGCAAAAAACAGAGTCTCTATGACTAACATCCCTAATGTTGCCGATATCAGAACACTGCTTCAACTTCTTAAAATTTTAGGCGCACAGTTTGAACTGAATAATAGTGATCTTAATATAGATACATCAGGAGTTTCAAGTACAACTGCAATTTACGATATAGTCAGAACTATGAGAGCATCCATTCTTGTACTGGGTCCCCTGCTCTCTCGCTTCGGTCACTGCGAGGTAAGCCTTCCGGGAGGATGTGCAATAGGACAAAGACCTATTGATCTACATTTAAAAGCACTTGAACAGATGGGTGCAAACATTGAGATAAAAAACGGATATGTTATTGCAAAAGCAAAAAACGGCTTAAGAGGCGCTCATATTATATTTGACAAAATAACTGTAACAGGAACAGAAAACGTAATAATGGCTGCTGCTCTGGCAAAAGGCAAAACGACAATAGTCAATGCCGCAAAAGAGCCTGAGGTTGTCCAGCTTTGCGAAGTGTTAAAGTCCGCCGGAGTTGAAATAGAAGGAATAGGCAGTGATGAGATTGCTGTTGTGGGGAGCGAACGTGAACTTCTTGAGTTTAAACCTGTTGATGTTATTCCTGACAGGATAGAAGCCGGAACATATCTTTGTGCCGGAGCCATAACAAACTCTGAGATAACAGTTGAGAACGTGATAGAGAGCCATCTTGATGCTGTTATCACAAAACTTAATCAGATGGGTTTTGAAACGGAGACAAAAAACAGATCCATAACTATAAAACCGGCTGCAAAAATATATCCTGTTGAGATTGTAACATCAGAGTACCCAGGTTTTCCAACCGATATGCAGGCTCAGTTTTTGGCTCTTGCGCTTAAAGCGGAAGGTACATCGATTATAGAGGAGAGACTTTTTGAAAACAGATTTATGCATGTGAGCGAGCTTATGAGGTTCGGTGCCGTAATTCACCTGAAAGGAAATATTGCAACTGTAAACGGTCCGGCGAAACTCTACGGCGCAGACGTTATGGCAACTGACCTTAGAGCAAGCAGTGCACTTGTTTTAGCCGGTCTGACTGCAAAAGGAAAAACTAAAGTTCATAGAATTTATCATCTTGACAGAGGATATTCAAAACTTGAAGAAAAATTAAACGCTCTTGGAGCTTCTATAAAACGTCTCAAAGAGTAGGCAATACCCTACTCTTCAAAAATAATAATTTCGTAACTATCTCTTTTTTTAACCATAGAACGATTTTTCGGTATCTGACCGTTTGCAGCCTGATAATTTGCAAGTTCATCTTTAAGCTCTTCTATCTCTCTTTCCATCTCTTCCATCTGTTCCTTGAGCCTTAGAATAATATCTACACCTGCAAGATTTACGCCCAATTCTCTTGTCAAACGAAGAATCATTTTAATTCTGTCTATATCTCTTTGAGAATAAAGCCTCATCTTACCTTCTGTTCTTGAAGGTTTTACAAGTCCTTCTCTTTCATACTGTCTGAGTGTCTGCGGATGTATTTTCAAAACTTTTGCAACTACGCTTATCAGAAATACCGGTTCATCATATCCATGCATTATTCACCTCCTGGAAGCCTCTCTTCCATCATTTTCCTAAGTTCGGGATCAAGTTCTTCTACTTTAGGTAAAATTATATTTGCTCTTAGGTAAAGATCTCCTTTTATACCGGTTTTACGATTTAAAACTCCCAGTCCTTTTACTCTGAATTTCTGTCCGCACTTTGTATTTTGAGGTACTTTCAAAGTTATCTCTTTTTCCAAAGTCTGAACCTTTACTTTTCCACCGAACATAGCGGTTTTAAGAGGAATATCTATATCTTTGTAAAGATTATAACCTACCCTTTCGTATTCGGGACTCGGAGCAACCTCCACTTTTAAAAGAAGATCTCCTCTTTTTCCGTTATAGCTTTTTCCTTTTCCCCTGATTCTTAAAGTTTCACCTGTCTTTACACCGGGTGGTATTCTTATATCAAAAGTTTCTCCGTTGATTGTTATGCTGTGTGTTCCACCCAATACCGCAGTATTGAATGGTATGGTTATTTTTGCGTGGATATCGAGATCTGGCATTGCATACTCTTCAAACCCGAAGCCGCCAAATCCTCCAAATCCGCCGCCTCTTCCACTCTCAAATCTGAAACCGCCGCCGAAAATATTTCTGAGTATCTCATCAAGATCCACATTTTGATGAAACTGCTGCTGTGCAAAATCATGAAAATTCTGTCCACCGAACATCGCATCACCATACTGGTCATACTGTTTTCTCTTTTCTGGATCACTTAAAATCTCATATGCAGCATTTATCTCTTTAAATTTCTCTTCTGCATCGGGATCTTTGTTGATATCGGGATGATACTTCCTTGCTAATTTTCTATACGCTTTTTTTATCTCATCGGCACTTGCATCAGGACTGATACCCAATGTCTCATACAAACTTTTGCTCAATTTGTGCCTCCTAATTTATATTGTCTTACCGGGATAATGTTTATAGCTATTATAGCATAAAAGTTTAGTCAAAATCAATCAATTTATATACTATTATATTGTAGAGTTTAGAAGTAAGAGGAGTTAATACTATAAAGGTTTGTTGTAAAAATAGACCCAGGAACTATATACTTTTCCATTAAAACCTAAAACTCTTGCTTTGACTCTTCTATATTCGTACTTTCGAATATTGTACTTTGAAGCCTCTTCATACTTATCCAGAAGTTTTAGAAGTTTTTTAGCTTTTTCTATCTTATATATCTCTCCAACTACTTTATCTTTCTGATAAACAGAAGGTAGAAGACCGGGATACCAGGATATCTGAACTATTTTACCCTTTATGCTCCCTTTTGTTACAAATTTTGCAAAAGAACGAAGTTTTTTTGCGTAATAGTTTTTATATTCACTTTTAAGTGTTCCATAAACGAAGATATATTCACTCTTTTGCATTTCTATTTTATAGTTTTATCATAAAGAATATAACTATTTTCACTGTAGACTACTTCTATCTCTACCTGTTTTTTTGGCAATATACATTAATTCATCAGACTTTCTTATAAGTTCTTTAACATTTTTTTCTTTTTCATATTGAGCTATACCGGCACTGAAGGAGTAAACAATATTTTGGTTTGTAACTTCAACTCCATTTTTTTGTTTTAAAGTATTACGGATTCTTTCAACTACGAGATAGGCATCTTTTTTTGAGGTAAAAGGCATGAGAATTAAAAACTCTTCTCCGCCGTAACGAAAAAGAAAATCACTCTCTCTAAGATTAGAGTGTAAAAGACGGGCAAAATCTTTTAATATAATATCCCCTACATCATGTCCATATATATCGTTTATGTCTTTGAAATGATCAAGATCAAGCATAACAGCACTCAACGGATATCCGTGCCTTTTAGCTTTATTAAACTCTTTTTGTGCAATTTCATCAAGATAATAACGATTATAAAGTCCGGTCAGTCCGTCTGTAATTGTTTTATGCAAAAGTTCGTTGCGCTCTTTTTGCATACGGTAATATCCAATCTCTTTCATTAGCATTATAGAAAAAAGTTTTCTAAAGTTCTTGAGGATTTCAATGTCTTCAGTATCTATAATCTCATCTTCGGCAAAAAGAAAATAACAGATACCGTTTGCTGAATGGTGTTCGTTATAGGTGACAAATGGAAAAGCAAAATATTTACCGTGTAGATCGTTTTGTGCTATCTTGTCCACAAAGTATGTTTTTTCTTCATTTGATAAAATTTTCTCTATCTGTGCAAAAAGTTCTTTTTCGCTTAAATGAATCTCTATAGGATGATTTATAGATGAATCAAACATAACCACTTTACCGTCTATACTGCTAAGACACACTACTCTTTCCAGAGCAAAAAGCTCATTCATAAGCATCAAGATGGTACCGATTTTTTCATAAAGAGTTGTTGTTGTAAAGGTTATCTGTTCAAAAATTTTCGAAAGAATTTCATTTGCTTTCGTAAGGCGCTGAACATTTTTGTAACCTGTAAAATGTAAATATATGCCTACTTCAAGTTTTCTTAATCTAGAGATAAGATACGGGATCATTTTTTTTGGTATCACTGAACCGTGTTGCGGAGCTATCATCTCAATATCTTTAGCTTCAATCATATCAAGCCCATGATTGACAATATCTCTACTGGGCATATAGTGAGTATGGAAAAGTTTCATCTGTTCATAATAGACTTTCGGGTCGTCGGCAAAAAGTTTGAAAGTATCTCTAAAAGCACCAAAAATATCGCTTGAGAATAGAGTTTTAGTCTCAATATCGTACGTACATATATTGCCTGCAAAATGCATGTAGGGAGTAAAAACAAACTCAAGCTCTCTATCTTTGGTTTTAAGCTTCCAGTTATTTTCGTCAACTTCGTAAAAATCAATACCCCAGTTATAATGTTTAAGCAGTGCAGCTGTTCGCCAGTGCGTTACAACAAAACGGTTTTCTGTTCCAATCTCTTTTAGTATATCTTCAATACAGGAGGCAATATCCGGATCTTGATGTTGACATATAATATATCTAAGATTTTCCAGCGGTATAACTTCAAGAATTTTTTTTCTTGTAGCTTCCCATGTAAGCTTTGAGCCTGGATCAATAAGAATAGAGTCTTTTCCGTTTTCAATAAGATAAACATGACACTGAAATGGATCATCAGGAATAACATACCCTACCCACCATATTTTGGGCGCAATTTCGATAGCATGCTCATAATTGTAAGCATTTTTGTCCATTGTAGTTTCCTGATGGGATTTATTTTTGGGTAAAATTATAATAACATAAAACTAATGAATTATAAAGTATTCTTTTACAAAAGGCAAAAGCCTATGAAACAGCTTTTGCCGCAAGAGTATTGATAGCTTTTGCAAAATCGCCTACATTTTTTATTTTCATTCCTTCTAACAGCCTTGCCTCATTGTAGATCACAGTAGCTACTTCACTAACTAAACTAAAATCGTTAGAAAGTACCATTTTGCCAAAAATTTCATGTTCAGGATTTATTTCTAAAACAGGTTTTGGCTCTTTTGCGTCAAACTGTCCCATCTGCCTCATCATCTGGTACATCTGAAATTCAGGGTCGTCTTTGTCAAAAACAAGCACTGCAGGAGACTCGGTGAGTCTGGAGGTGATCTTGACCTCTTTTACATCCTCTTTTAAAATCTCTTTTATTTTTTCCAAAAGATCTTTATATCTGCTCTCATCTATCTCTGATTTTTCAAAATCTTCGTCTACTTCAGTACTGGAGATGGACTTGAATGTTTTCTCTTTGTATTGAACCAAAGCAGGCATTACAAAACTATCTATCTCATCTTCGCAAAGAAGCACCTCAATATCTTCTTTTCTAAAGCGTTCCAATAAAGGAGAATCTTTCAGATTTTCTTCACCTACTAGATAATAGATACCTTTTTGGTCCTGCTTCATTCTTTCGACATATGTTTTGAGATCTATATATTCATCGCTCTTTGAGGTCTTAAACAGTAACAGTTCCAATAGAAGTTTTCTGTTTTCAAAATCTGCAATAAGCCCCTCTTTGATAACCCTGCCAAAAAGTTCCCAAAATTTGAGATACTTGTCTTTATCTTTTTCTTTAAGTTTTTTAAGTTCGTTCAAAATCTTTTTGGTAGAAGCCTTTTTGATTTTTGACAAAACAATATTTTGCTGTAATATCTCTCTGCTTACATTAAGCGGCAGGTCTTCTGCATCGATGATACCTCTGACAAACCTCAGATAAACAGGCAACAGCTCTTTATCGTCATCCATAATAAATACGTTTTTTACATAAAGTTTTACACCAGACTGATAATCTGCCCTGAACAGATCAAATGGCCTGCTCGAAGGAATATAAAACAGGGTTGTATACTCTATCGTACCTTCAGCTTTTGTATGAATCCAGTAAAGAGGGTCATTATCGTCGTGGGCAATAGTTTTGTAAAATTCTTTATATTCATCTTCGGTTATCTCATTTTTCGATAGCTTCCAAAGAGCGCTTGCTTTATTTATCTGTTCTGGCTCCTTCTGTGCAAGTTTCAAAAATATTTTATAAGGAATATGGTCTGAGTATTTTTTTACAACCTCTTTTATCTTCCAGTCACTCAAATACTCTTCATCCTCTTTTCTGATATAAAGAATCACATCGGTTCCCTGTGTATCTCTGGTGGCTTCATCTATCTCATATTCATTTCCGGCTTCGCTTCTCCAAATCCAGGCTTTTTTGTCACCGGCTTTTTTGCTAATCACCTCTATCCTGTCAGCTACCATAAATGCACTGTAAAATCCTACTCCAAACTGTCCTATAAGCTGAGCATCTTTGTTCGCATCACCGCTCAAACTCTCCAGAAACTCTTTTGTTCCGCTTTTTGCAATAGTTCCCAGATTTTCTACCAAATCAACATCATCCATACCGATACCGTTGTCACTGATAATTAGCCGCTTTTCAACTTCATCAATAGTAATAGTGATTTTTGGATCAAAAGAGATGTTTTTGAATTTTTCATCAGTGAGTGTGAGCAGGTGAAGTTTATCCAGTGCATCACTAGCATTGGATATGAGTTCTCTTAAAAAAATCTCTTTGTGCGAATAGAGCGAATGGATCATAAGTTGCAAAAGTTTGCTGACTTCAGCTTCGAAATGGTGTTTTGCCACTTTTGACCTCCTCGTTTTTTTTATTGAAATTTTACCAAATTGAATAGTTCTATTCAAGAAAGTTTAGTGAAGATATATAAAATTTAAAGGTTGCTTTCAATATATAGGCTTTT contains:
- a CDS encoding arsenate reductase ArsC, with the translated sequence MKNVLILCTGNSCRSIMAEALINAKLKGCVKAYSSGVNPSGKVNPNAKKLLQKKGIWEDEYRSKPIEEIEEIPFDLVITVCDNAKETCPVFSRNAKTIHIGFEDPDGKEIAAFEETLNDIEKRLLPVIEKELCN
- a CDS encoding ArsR/SmtB family transcription factor is translated as MDIFLKTISALNDETRVKILRFLDKHGPLCVCDLQESFAMLQSRLSRHLKILKEAGFLKVERKGTWAFYSIRSPLDRFRKEALEEIRCLDIELPLLKKTEKGKCEL
- a CDS encoding arsenic transporter, encoding MILAVSIFAITLIFIIWQPKGLKIGTTAVLGAVAAILLGVVSWQDVLAVTSIVWDATLAFIGIILLSMVLDEIGFFEWAALKMAKLSRGSGNLMFVYTLLLGAVVAAFFANDGAALILTPILLAKMKYLKMDPKAIFAFLMAGGFIGDSASNPLIISNLTNIVTANYFGIGFWEYAKEMFLPNLLSITASIAILWLFFRKSIPKRVEVDNLAEPKSAIKNMTMFYLSWVFLALLLTGYFIGDIYDLPISLFALGGALVFLWIASHFKAAKPIMTVKAAPWQVVWFSIGLYVVVYGLKNAGFTSHLATIIESLAREGKEAAVIGTGFLSAVLSSVMNNMPTIMIMDIAIDQAGHEELAYANILGSNLGPKMTPIGSLATLLWLHVLERKGVKIGWGEYMKVGVLITPPVLFFALLGLL
- a CDS encoding chorismate mutase, whose translation is MMRKFSSLEEVRKAVDDVDEEIVKLLAKRSGYIKEAAKFKKSVDEIKSDERVEEVLDHVSHLAATLGISPNMVTELYKILIDKMVEMEIEEFKGGGAY
- a CDS encoding tyrosine-type recombinase/integrase gives rise to the protein MHYPIDFKDRFEDTLLFWMERFIRHKLNSLSNRQVKDKDRLAYVIKKLTLGTDSIEELADLVKEARNAGLIGINTYFKPLEKLYRYLIMMGPASMKEIDEEMIVDFLTSETGGLSDATKKNHRIAMINFFAYIDKQNLDDSGNAHVYRIELKNWGGLKGKSGQKLPEYLTEDEISKFLEAIETYPFRSDVAARNRLIIKIILYTGIRVGEAIGLRIKDIIPEKDIYLIKILGKGNKHRVVMIKSKHIKSDLQEWLSLRNCENELLFCNKKGTTLTQAYISRIVEKILMSAGIRKEKNGAHMLRHSFATLLYRKSKDLVLVQEALGHASLDTSRIYTHFDRDKLYKAASIMDDIE
- a CDS encoding TetR/AcrR family transcriptional regulator; the encoded protein is MSENMGTVKSERGKNTKEKILKAAQELIAEHGYKGASIRKIAKAVGIRESAIYNHFKNKEEIFQTIMKELFSTPFSNFFERKPVSEHALKGKKFLYEYAASIKLVSFDKTNEKMFRIILIELMQNRDVRESFLKYFYEDNIKKLAEAFFVMMQNSLIRSSDPMLMAQEFFAPIFYYRIHITLLRLDEKPTTTLSTMFEKHVDFFWESVSID
- a CDS encoding ribonuclease Z, whose protein sequence is MQLIFLGTSAGKPTLNRNVSALAIKPFQTREWILFDCGEATQHQILRMPLLSIAKLKTVFITHLHGDHLYGLPGLLATRSMQSGAGHLAIYGPKGVKKFLETIFDVSQLNLSFDINIKEVEENEHIQIENFDVYTIKLSHTITSYAYLLKEFDKPGRFNIQKAKELGIPEGHLYAKLKRGEKVVLEDGREFFGRDFVEERIKGRVLLIAGDNDRPDIVVPYLEKTGCDVFVHEATYTEEVYKKIKIKVMHSTAKSVAIAANKSKTKNLILTHFSSRFTESHDKNSHTIKEIYNEARMFYRGNLFLANDFDVYEFDKDNRLILKNISL
- a CDS encoding class I SAM-dependent methyltransferase yields the protein MINDKTRWNEKYLKNPPVSEEAIETLKKFYHLSSGNKALDIACGFGRNAKFLAKVGFLVDAVDISDVALEKLSKTENINTIVADLDEYEIPKKSYDLIVCSYYLNRRLFPFIKEGLKPGGVVIYETFLLSENIKPFKEEYLLRVNELLGLFYDFHIIYYEEKEIVREDGKHVPVASIAARSRTCS